In Anser cygnoides isolate HZ-2024a breed goose chromosome 14, Taihu_goose_T2T_genome, whole genome shotgun sequence, one genomic interval encodes:
- the ARAP3 gene encoding arf-GAP with Rho-GAP domain, ANK repeat and PH domain-containing protein 3 isoform X1, producing MSSPCGPDSDIADWLATIHLERYRDVFKQHGIHVARDALALDGDHLQQLGITATGHRKRILNLAQQTRLRAQPRAGGPHPRAPAMGEDAMKAEPGAATDAFGMQQRGAMPSHASSQEKDPAPPLVKPIPKPRTVFYRPKSEPGSAPTPPARATAPAQSPDGAPTAFVVLEGFVPGESSTDMESPGTAAAMGTGTSRLEARLPAAPDHGQALDMSEKPFPGVPSVPPRLSHRVAVAEPSPASTPEGRPSLPGTGQGRLEMVSNVIYEGLKPPPAPAEDSGGENGPQGQDLGHDLSPQELTQPAEKPDSPSWPTGGFPPVPQRPTGKPEVGEPPISPYSETTFGHTVPAREQKGMGVPSGQSYEAVAELELEREARRTSSECSSEGRSEDEETRTRLIERIAQNDTEGYSTVEAPRAEGTPFSLPPHLYPDEVLDDLTISPYASYTSLSEPRPTMLSGWLDKLSPQGNYVFQRRYVRFDGKNLMYFSSEKEPYPKGVIPLSVIEMVRASKDNKFQVVTSHRIFVFRAENEAQRNEWCSTLQKKVADQRLGGSRPRPPNTAHCQKSGTLELKGQKSKVFAALSLPEMWLYKSEQFFKMGIGICVIEMRGSTIREAKNRSFELITPSKIFSFVAESERDKREWMEALQEAIAEMLYDYEVAEKIWSNKANKYCADCQAQNPDWASINLCVVICKQCAGQHRSLGSNISKVQSLKLDTSVWSNEIVQLFIVLGNDRANRFWAARLPTAEALHPDASAEQRRDFIARKYRDGRYRLPHPHYATQEEVLQALCAAVAAPGLLKTVLQFFSSSEAGLAADPAAYEMAPGADLWWDLESKRHRNHSGEPGPEGVYNEITQPVTHSGYLHRATAPPRLPGTKKSREDFQRVWCSLEKSLLFFETEKCIEPLGHIESGELLSLGVSRAQAPTNPGATERFRFTLELFLTGEKVQHLGADSPETLQAWASTIGKWFTPVSCHCLLGYEFQRAGQLRYKCMLNPERWQQAFFILQKAHLFICPAEEDGAEDSINLRRLQELSLVPPADTLEKREMLLLVEMGRTFYLQGLSRADTAAWYADIQAAAGGRGNALRDQQLSRGDIPIIVDSCIAFITQYGLRHEGIYRKNGAKSRIKVLMEEFRRDARNVKLRISDNFIEDVTDVLKRFFRELEDPVFTLELHPQWKEAAKISSKPQRLERYKELIHRLPRLNRKTLAALIGHLYRVQKCADLNQMTTKNLSLLFAPSLFQTDGKGEHEVKVMEDLIDNYVSIFDIDEDQVSQMELENSLITTWKDTQLSQAGDLIIEVYLEQKLPDCCVTLKVSPTMTAEELTNHVLEMRNVATSLDIWLTFEVLENGELERPLHPKEKVLEQALQWCKLPEPSAAYLLVRKVPISEASCLFTGAKRETPKCGLLKCREEPPKLLGSKFQERYFVIRDRQLLLLKEKRSAKPEREWPLDAAKVYMGIKKKLKPPAQWGFTLSLDKQQLYLVCSGQAELWDWTTSILKAQHDDLRPVIMRRRSSSDLAKQKFGTMPLVPLHGDSTDATMLSANQTLLRLHTRRTLSMFFPMKVHQDSLEEEQQENEVDAEPVYEEVGNFPELAALELERGLLADPSAVPPVDRSKKPTPGPEHPPAPALRSSLPASPAQRLPGLPVTKALSLEWGLNLECDAAPSCGPRATHTASLERNVEPSAAPAGDQEPVATPGSSPSSETSVGVPRKRSMQLSSSINEKLIQELSSIILRKNEGQPPATGPGQPVT from the exons ATGAGCTCACCGTGCGGTCCTGACTCGGACATCGCAGACTGGCTGGCTACCATCCACCTGGAGAGGTACCGGGACGTTTTCAAGCAGCATGGGATCCATGTGGCCCGAGATGCCCTCGCGCTGGACGGTGATCACCTGCAGCAGCTCGGCATCACTGCCACCGGGCACCGCAAGAGGATCCTGAACCTGGCGCAGCAGACACGGCTGCGGGCGCAGCCCCGGGCAGGAGGCCCCCATCCCCGAGCCCCCGCAATGGGTGAGGATGCCATgaaagcagagccaggagcagccACCGATGCTTTTGGGATGCAGCAACGCGGCGCAATGCCCAGCCACGCATCATCCCAAGAGAAGGACCCAGCCCCTCCCCTGGTGAAGCCCATCCCCAAGCCCAGGACTGTTTTCTATCGTCCCAAGTCGGAGCCAGGCTCGGCACCCACACCACCGGCACGCGCCACGGCACCGGCACAAAGCCCcgatggggcacccacagccttCGTGGTGCTGGAGGGCTTCGTGCCGGGGGAGAGCTCCACGGACATGGAGAGCCCAGGGACAGCTGCAGCCATGGGCACGGGGACATCCCGGCTGGAGGCacggctccccgcagccccagaTCACGGACAAGCCCTGGATATGTCAGAGAAACCCTTCCCGGGGGTCCCATCCGTCCCGCCACGGCTCAGCCACAGGGTCGCAGTGGCCGAGCCCAGCCCTGCGAGCACACCAGAGGGACGCCCCTCGCTgccgggcacggggcagggcaggctggagaTGGTGTCCAATGTCATCTATGAGGGGCTCAAGCCGCCACCAGCACCCGCGGAGGACTCGGGAGGGGAGAATGGTCCCCAGGGCCAGGATCTTGGTCACGATCTGTCCCCGCAGGAGCTGACCCAGCCGGCCGAGAAGCCTGA cagtcCCAGCTGGCCCACAGGGGGGTTCCCCCCTGTCCCGCAGAGACCCACCGGCAAGCCAG AGGTCGGTGAGCCGCCCATCAGCCCCTACAGCGAAACCACCTTTGGGCACACGGTCCCAGCGCGGGAGCAGAAG GGCATGGGCGTCCCCTCGGGGCAGAGCTACGAGGCGGTggctgagctggagctggagcgagAAGCCCGCAG GACGAGCAGCGAGTGCAGCAGCGAGGGGAGGAGTGAGGATGAGGAGACGCGCACCAGGCTTATCGAACGCATCGCCCAGAACGACACGGAGGGGTACTCCACCGTGGAGGCTCCGCGGGCTGAGGGCACCCCGTTCAGCCTGCCTCCCCATCTCTACCCTGACGAGGTGCTGGACGACCTGACCATCTCCCCCTATGCGAGCTACACCTCGCTCTCCGAGCCCCGGCCCACCATGCTCAGCGGCTGGCTGGACAAGCTGTCCCCACAAGG GAACTATGTCTTCCAGAGGCGCTACGTCCGCTTCGATGGGAAGAACCTGATGTACTTCAGCAGTGAGAAG GAACCCTACCCCAAGGGTGTGATCCCGCTGTCCGTCATCGAGATGGTTCGCGCCAGCAAGGACAACAAGTTCCAGGTGGTCACCAGCCACCGGATCTTCGTCTTCCGTGCCGAGAACGAGG CCCAGAGGAACGAGTGGTGCTCCACGCTGCAGAAGAAGGTGGCTGACCAGCGCCTGGGGGGCTCCCGGCCACGGCCCCCCAACACAGCGCACTGCCAGAAGTCGGGGACCCTGGAGCTGAAGGGCCAGAAGTCCAAGGTGTTCGCAGCCCTCAGCCTGCCAGAGATGTGGCTGTACAAGAGCGAGCAG ttcttcaagatGGGCATTGGCATCTGCGTGATCGAGATGCGTGGCTCCACCATCCGTGAGGCCAAGAACCGCAGCTTCGAGCTCATCACCCCCTCCAAGATATTCAG CTTTGTGGCAGAATCGGAGCGGGATAAGCGGGAGTGGATGGAGGCCCTGCAGGAGGCCATAGCCGAGATGCTCTATGACTACGAGGTGGCAGAAAAGATCTGGTCCAACAAAGCCAACAAGTACTGCGCAGACTGCCAGGCTCAGAACCCCGACTGGGCGTCCATCAACCTCTGCGTGGTCATCTGCAAGCAGTGCGCAG GACAGCACCGCAGCCTGGGCTCCAACATCTCCAAGGTGCAAAGCCTGAAGCTCGACACCAGCGTCTGGTCCAATGAAATCGTGCAG CTCTTCATCGTGCTGGGCAATGACCGAGCCAACCGATTTTGGGCTGCCCGCCTCCCCACCGCCGAGGCTCTCCACCCAGACGCCAGCGCTGAGCAGAGACGGGACTTCATCGCCCGCAAGTACCGGGACGGGCGGTACCGCCTGCCCCATCCCCATTACGCCACCCAGGAGGAAGTGCTCCAG GCGCTGTGTGCTGCGGTGGCAGCACCAGGCTTGCTCAAGACCGTCCTGCAGTTCTTCTCCTCTTCagaggctgggctggctgctgaCCCTGCAGCCTACGAGATGGCCCCAGGGGCTGACCTATGGTGGGATCTGGAGAGCAAAAGGCACAGGAATCATTCAG GGGAACCAGGTCCGGAGGGCGTCTACAACGAAATCACACAGCCGGTGACACACAGCGGGTACCTGCACCGGGCCACAGCTCCCCCCCGGCTCCCGGGCACCAAGAAGAGCAGAGAGG ACTTCCAGCGCGTCTGGTGCTCACTGGAGAAATCTCTGCTCTTCTTCGAGACGGAGAAATGCATCGAGCCCCTGGGCCACATCGAGAGTGGGGAGCTTCTCTCCCTGGgcgtgagcagagcccaggcacCCACAAACCCTGGCGCTACTGAGAG GTTTCGCTTCACCCTCGAGCTCTTCCTCACTGGGGAAAAAGTGCAGCACCTGGGGGCCGACAGTCCTGAGACACTGCAGGCATGGGCAAGCACCATTGGCAAG TGGTTCACTCCCGTGAGCTGTCACTGCCTGCTGGGCTACGAATTCCAGCGAGCGGGCCAACTGCGCTACAAGTGCATGCTCAACCCCGAGCGCTGGCAGCAAGCCTTCTTCATCCTGCAGAAAGCCCACCTCTTCATCTGCCCCGCCGAGGAGGACGGGGCCGAGGACAGCATCAACCTGcggcggctgcaggagctca GTCTGGTGCCCCCCGCAGATACGCTGGAGAagagggagatgctgctgctggtggagatGGGGAG GACGTTTTACCTGCAGGGCTTGTCGCGGGCGGACACGGCGGCGTGGTATGCTGACATCCAGGCagcggcggggggccggggcaaTGCGCTGCGGGACCAGCAGCTGAGCCGCGGGGACATCCCCATCATCGTGGACAGCTGCATCGCCTTCATCACGCAGTACG GGCTGCGCCACGAGGGGATTTACCGCAAGAACGGAGCCAAGTCCCGCATCAAGGTACTGATGGAGGAGTTCCGGCGGGACGCCCGCAACGTCAAACTGCGCATCAGCGACAACTTCATCGAGGACGTCACTGACGTGCTGAAGAGGTTCTTCCGTGAACTGGAGGACCCCGTCTTCACCCTGGAGCTGCACCCGCAGTGGAAGGAGGCTGCGA AGATCTCCTCCAAGCCGCAGCGCCTGGAGCGGTACAAGGAGCTCATCCATCGCCTGCCTCGACTGAACCGCAAGACCCTGGCCGCGCTGATCGGGCACCTCTACAG GGTGCAGAAATGCGCAGACCTCAACCAGATGACCACCAAGAACCTGTCGCTGCTCTTCGCACCCAGCCTCTTCCAGACCGATGGCAAAGGCGAGCACGAGGTGAAGGTGATGGAAGACCTCATTGACAACTACGTCAGCATCTTCGAT ATTGACGAGGACCAGGTGTCCCAGATGGAGCTGGAGAACAGTCTGATCACCACCTGGAAGGACACCCAG CTCTCACAGGCTGGGGACCTCATCATCGAGGTGTACCTGGAGCAGAAGCTGCCCGACTGCTGTGTCACCCTGAAG GTGTCCCCCACGATGACAGCGGAGGAGCTCACCAACCACGTGCTGGAGATGCGCAACGTGGCGACCAGCCTGGACATCTGGCTGACCTTCGAGGTCCTGGAGAATGGGGAGCTGG AGCGGCCCCTACACCCCAAGGagaaggtgctggagcaggcaTTGCAGTGGTGCAAGCTCCCAGAGCCCAGCGCCGCGTACCTGCTGGTGAGGAAGGTCCCCATCAGCGAGGCCAGCTGCCTCTTCACAG GTGCCAAGCGTGAGACCCCCAAGTGTGGGCTGCTGAAATGCCGCGAGGAGCCCCCCAAGCTGCTGGGGAGCAAGTTCCAGGAGCGCTACTTCGTCATCCGGGaccggcagctgctgctgctcaaggAGAAGAGG AGTGCCAAGCCGGAGCGTGAGTGGCCGCTGGACGCAGCCAAGGTTTACATGGGCATTAAGAAGAAGCTGAAGCCACCAGCGCA gtGGGGCTTCACACTGAGCCTggacaagcagcagct GTACCTGGTGTGCTCGGGGCAGGCTGAGCTGTGGGACTGGACCACCAGCATCCTTAAGGCTCAg CACGACGACCTGCGCCCCGTCATCATGCGCCGGCGCTCCTCCTCCGACCTCGCCAAGCAGAAATTCGGCACCATGCCCCTGGTGCCCCTGCACGGGGACAGCACCGACGCCACCATGCTCTCTGCCAACCAGACCCTG CTCCGCCTGCACACACGAAGGACTTTGTCCATGTTTTTT cccatgAAGGTGCACCAGGACTCcctggaggaggagcagcaggagaacGAGGTGGACGCCGAGCCCGTCTACGAGGAAGTGGGCAACTTCCCTGAGCTGGCGgcgctggagctggagcgggggctgctggcggACCCCTCGGCTGTGCCCCCTGTGGACAGGTCCAAGAAGCCGACCCCGGGCCCCGagcaccccccggccccggcatTACGCTCCTCGCTGCCCGCCAGCCCCGCGCAGAGGCTGCCGGGCCTACCCGTCACCAAAGCGCTGTCCCTCGAGTGGGGCCTGAACCTGGAGTGTGACGCGGCCCCGTCCTGCGGGCCCAGAGCCACCCACACGGCCTCTCTGGAGAGGAACGTGGAGCCCTCTGCGGCACCGGCTGGGGACCAGGAGCCGGTGGCCACgccagggagcagccccagctccgaGACCTCTGTGGGCGTCCCCAGGAAGAGGAGCATGCAGCTCTCCTCGTCCATCAACGAGAAGCTCATCCAGGAGCTCAGCAGCATCATCCTCAGGAAGAATGAGGGCCAGCCGCCAGCGACGGGGCCGGGCCAGCCGGTGACATGA